The following is a genomic window from Syntrophorhabdales bacterium.
TTGCATGATTTGCTGAAGGGCCACGTTGGCTTCTTTCCATCCCGGGCCTCTCGCCCGGCTGAGCATCTCGTGCAGTATCTGTTTCTTTGCCTCGACATGTCCGCGCGCCTCTTCCGCACGCGGGAAGGCAGCGCTTCGTGAATACGCCGCGGCGCTTTCTCCTGCAATCCAACCGAATGTTGCAGCGCATGAGATGGCACCGAATATCTCATCTCCTGCCGCGTAAAGACCTTTGACGGATGTCTCCCCCTTCTCGTTGTAATAGACTCCTCCGGAGAGGTGCAATTCGTAGGTGGAGAACTCCACAGGCTGTTTCTTGATATCAATGCCTTCTTCGGCCAGATGGTCCAGAAGCGATACGTTCCCCTCATTCCTCAACCAGTGAATCATGTACTGGTAATCCTCATCTGAGATACCTCGACAATCCATGTAGACCGGGCCCTTGCCCGATTTGGCGAAGTCTTCAAATGCCGAATGCCAGATGTCCGCTGCGACATCGCCCAGCTTCCGGTCAGGTTGTGTAACAAAGGGTCCTATAGGCTTGTCCGCCGGATCCCTGAGAACCCCAACCCACGTCGCCTTCCCGCACCTGGCAAAGTACTTGGGGCCTGCCCACCGCATCGTGAGTTCCAGGTTTGCCAGTTCAGCGCCGGCCCGGTACGCCATTGCGCGCCCGTCTCCGGTATTATTGGGTGAGTACGCAATATTGAACATGTGCCCCGGCGTAGGACTCGGATAGAGCCTCGTACACAACCCAGTTCCCAGAATCACACTTCTTGCTTCGTAGATCAGGAGCTTGTCCTCTCTCGTGTCGATGCCCAATGCTACCAGGTTGCCGTTGCTGTTTATGAGGTCAAACATCATCACCCGGTTCATAATGGCCACACCGCGCTTCAGAGCCTCACGCGTCAAAATAACTTTCTGATCTTTGCCTGAATACTTAAGAGATGTAAGAATACGGCCGGGAAGCCCATGGCCGGCGAATTCGTACTGTCCCTCATATTTCATCGGGATACCCCAGCTCTCCCAAAGCTTCACGATGTCGAACGACTTCTCCAACCAGGTGCGCATGAATTTCATGTGCCTCATCCCTCCACCACCAGGCGAGCGCACGAGTGCCTCAAGGTTGGGCTTCATGTCCGAGCCATGAATCTCCGGGATGTAGCAACGGAAGTGATCGTTTCCAACTCCCGCTGATCCGCT
Proteins encoded in this region:
- a CDS encoding FAD-binding protein; amino-acid sequence: MKEEVIQADVLCVGGGIAGLMAAIRASESGAKVVVAEKSNTVHSGSAGVGNDHFRCYIPEIHGSDMKPNLEALVRSPGGGGMRHMKFMRTWLEKSFDIVKLWESWGIPMKYEGQYEFAGHGLPGRILTSLKYSGKDQKVILTREALKRGVAIMNRVMMFDLINSNGNLVALGIDTREDKLLIYEARSVILGTGLCTRLYPSPTPGHMFNIAYSPNNTGDGRAMAYRAGAELANLELTMRWAGPKYFARCGKATWVGVLRDPADKPIGPFVTQPDRKLGDVAADIWHSAFEDFAKSGKGPVYMDCRGISDEDYQYMIHWLRNEGNVSLLDHLAEEGIDIKKQPVEFSTYELHLSGGVYYNEKGETSVKGLYAAGDEIFGAISCAATFGWIAGESAAAYSRSAAFPRAEEARGHVEAKKQILHEMLSRARGPGWKEANVALQQIMQDYAGPIRSETLLSAGLTHLRRLKQKIATALTARDQHELARSLEIVNLADLAELLFLAALERKETRAGHVRTDYPFTNPLLEKLLMVKKGESGPVMEWREVER